The DNA segment TAAGATTGAAGACTCCCAGTTGATTTCTCAAAAGAttataataagtttttttttctttcagacATACTATCTCtaggatgtttttatttgcaagcatgaactaattttctaaatacctagggagatgaaccttatgatggattctgtcttttgatttttattttacacaataaatagttagatcttgttctcaattatgtgtgattaattcttggtttaatatttctagactattgatccatgtttgatgtgcttatatcagaggaggaataaaccctgtttaagagtagatctaatgtaattgagtggagttgcttacaatcctaaaaataggacgacataaatctatcagaTTGGAGTCAtatctaataaggggatctatagattgagttaatgcgataGTAAAGGTTTtaattataaagaaaatttaattaatcaacttagagtcagttgctcttattctTAAAGAGAGATATTATCATTATTTAGGATTTCTACaaatcaagatactaagtgaaaaAATTGCGTAATTaagattgatagtgacagatgaaatctaggtgggttatttcttgggtattgttttgcttcttggttgttaactGATTACTTTTCTAATTTGTTCTTTGTCACGtttgtagttaattaatttagttagttTTAGTTTTCAATTAATCACTCgaatttatcggttaaataatgaaatacgataattactagtacttttagttttcgTGGAAACGATATTTTTGCTCAccgtaactatactattaattgatagatgcacttgccttagtcgaatttttagttggtttcgtgGGCATCATCCCGCAACCAAAAACTCACCACTAGCATCACCCTTCACTAGttggctcttaaagaaacattcCATTCCTTAACTAGCTCTTTATTCCCCTAAACAATTTTGATCAAATAGAAACTATCCCCATGCCCTAATCAACCACACAGAAAACATAATCGTAAAAGTCTTTCATGCTGGAATTTAtcataaacacatatcataacTCTAAGTCGCCTCTTCACTACCCACATCAAACTACCACACCTCATCCTCCCTTCCCCCAATTGTGAGATTTGCCAACTCCTCTTCTATATCCACAACGACACTACTGGAATCACACTCCCATAATCATAAATCAAGAAAACCAATGAAAACAGAAActaccaaacaaaaaaaaagaaaaaaatagggcAGCATGCCACAAGAGCAAATAGAAAAAACGTGCCACAAGAATAGATTTTATCCGAAAGcaactttatattttttacaCAATCACATTTTTTAAACTACATAAATTtagatgaaaaataataaaaaaatttgtacgtttttttttcaaaaacatccTTTAGAAGTTCATTTTACTTTGTGATTATTTAGATAATTTATTTGTAATAGTTTGATATTTGCGATCACTCATATTTGTATTTTACTTGTtacactttaaaaataatataataacattttagtaaaaaaaaaaagcctcTCTTTTCAATTgaaaaacttataataaattaataaataatctgAAATATGTTATATATGGTAATAATTTTTGTAGTATTCATTAAAGAAAACGAAAATTGCTTTCATTGGAGTATATCTATTTTCTGATTCAGGTAGTAAAAACAGGGTGATAACTAGTACAAATTAGTGAATGAAAGCGAAAGATGAAAAGGACCAAACAATACGCACTTCATTGGAATGTAATTGCCCACTGCCTCAGCAATAACCCCCTCAAAAAACCCAACCCCTTTGCAGTTTAAAaacatcatcaaacttcaaacaaaaaaagaaaaagttacccGCACAATCAAACCTGCAACAGCCTGGCACCCCCACCCGCACGCGCGGCACTCCCTCCtgctttcactttttcctcagtTACATCAACAGCAAGTACACACACAATTGtctctttttctttgcttttttcaCAGTTCAAATCCCCCCTACTTGTTTATGCTACACTAATACttaacaaacatatatatatatactggtAATAAACAGAACAGTCCAGTTCACATTGAGGAATTTTCTTCTATTTCTATACccatttctctctctctttcacaTGATCTACTTGCATTCTCTACTTAATTGTGTCTTTGCAGCTTTTGACACTTTCTAAGTAGACATTAAAGCCTTAAATTACCCCCTTACTGTCCTTTTCTTTTGTGTCCcttctttaatctcaaaattccCTTGTTTTTCCCCTGTATAAATCTCTGTTTCCCCTGTTTTTGTTTTgtgtgaaacaaagaaaaaaaaaacaccatgTATAGAAGAGAGAGCTCCGTGATAGATACTACGGTTCCTCAAAGAAGAAGAACCCCTTCTTTCTCTTCAACTCTTTTGGATGCAATTTATCGTTccatcgatgaatcaaacgagcCGACATTGTGCAATTACAGGGAAACCAAAACAACTAAGAAGCAGAGAAGTGGTTCCAGTCTTCGACGGGCTATTATGATTGAGGATTGGGTTGAAAAGCAGAGCAATCAGGACTCAGCATCGCATTTCAACTCCACTTCGACCTCCTCCGATTCTAGCAATGGCGCTATCTTCTCATCTTCCGAAGCCGAGTCGAGTTACAAACAGAAATCGAGAAGATCGAAACCGGACAAGAAGGACAATCAAGAGAAGGCCAAGAGAGAAGGAGGTGGTGGTGGGTTCAACAAAACAAAGCTGAAAGCATTGAAAATCTATGGTGAATTGAAGAAAGTGAAGCAACCCATTTCCCCTGGTGGTCGTATCACTAACTTCATAAACTCCATTTTCAATGCTAATGCCAAGAAAGTGAAGATGTGCTCTAATGGAGTTTCAGAGGATGTAAATTTCCTACGAAAATCAAAATCTTCAGCTTCATCACCCACTTCATTTTCCAGGTCTTGCTTGAGCAAAACACCTTCTTCAAGAGGTAATAACAATAACAAGTACAGTAATGGCAATAAAAGGTCAGTTAAATTTTGTCCAATTACTGTCATTTTGAATGAAGATTCCAGTCCTTGTggccataaaaatatatacaGCGATGATCCCAGATTAATGTCCACCTCAACTGTTCAAAAGACTGTTAAAGAATCTGCAGGTAGCACCAGTAAAGCAAGTGATTATCTAAGGAGCTATCAAAGAAGAGGTATCGGGAAACTGGATTTGAGAGGCTTTATTGAAGATtatgatgatgaagaagatgacgacgACGATGATGGACTGAGTTGCTCGAGTTCGGATCTTTTCGAGTTGGATCATCTCATTGGAATTGGAAGGTATAGAGAGGAGCTGCCAGTGTATGAAACTACTAGACTGAAAACTAATCAAGCCATTGTTAATGGCTTCATAGTGTAACctcatttctctctctctctcgtttCATCTTTCAAATTGTAATTATTGGCTTTGGGGGTTTCCAAATTGAAAATTCAAGTTATTTGAGTGACTATGATTCTCTATACCTTAGCTAAgctttgaaaatggaaaagaaaaaatcacTAAGATGGTGAAAATTACTAAAGCTTTAGAACAGTGGAGATCAATGTTATTCTTCACACAGTGATGAGTGAACCGTTAAAGCAATACAGAAAGTCgaaataacaaagaaaaaaagtgaaaaaggaaagaaaagcaGACACAAATCTTCACCCCACGAGAGAAGGGAGAAAGTGAAAACTCTTTGCTTTATTTAGCACATGGCCTCAACATCCCAACATAAATTAGTTCCCCCTTTAGgtcacaaaattaaaaataaaaaaatttccatcATTAAAATCATTTTCCCCATTTCTTCACATATATGATGAATTTCGATATTCGAAATTCAGATTGATCGGTAAAAGTATTTTACAGGTCCTTGTGTTGCAGAGTGTATGTTAAGTCTCTATACAAAAGCTTTGGACTggcatttattttaatataaagagTAATGCCATTCCTTACTGGCAAATTTGGCATTGGCTT comes from the Gossypium hirsutum isolate 1008001.06 chromosome A06, Gossypium_hirsutum_v2.1, whole genome shotgun sequence genome and includes:
- the LOC107897704 gene encoding protein BIG GRAIN 1-like B, which translates into the protein MYRRESSVIDTTVPQRRRTPSFSSTLLDAIYRSIDESNEPTLCNYRETKTTKKQRSGSSLRRAIMIEDWVEKQSNQDSASHFNSTSTSSDSSNGAIFSSSEAESSYKQKSRRSKPDKKDNQEKAKREGGGGGFNKTKLKALKIYGELKKVKQPISPGGRITNFINSIFNANAKKVKMCSNGVSEDVNFLRKSKSSASSPTSFSRSCLSKTPSSRGNNNNKYSNGNKRSVKFCPITVILNEDSSPCGHKNIYSDDPRLMSTSTVQKTVKESAGSTSKASDYLRSYQRRGIGKLDLRGFIEDYDDEEDDDDDDGLSCSSSDLFELDHLIGIGRYREELPVYETTRLKTNQAIVNGFIV